Proteins encoded by one window of Sphingosinicella sp. BN140058:
- a CDS encoding alpha/beta fold hydrolase, producing the protein MDTITLNAPDRTSVMLRRAKGAVDGPLARRHRLRFVGNGEEIVVFSHGLGTDQSVWNGVVETLPDAFTAMLFDLPGAGPLLPADFDPEDYASLAPFADDLLDLLDEAGVERCRYVGHSVSGMIGVLAAIEAPDRFEQLVLLSASPRYLNHEDYVGGFEREDLDSLFETMTANYQGWVAGFAPMAIGANVPEAVQEFAAGLLAMRPDVTATVARAIFESDIRHLLPLCQVPVSLLHSANDVAVPAAVAHYLHRHLHGSSLTWLDTDGHLPHLSAPQVVARALYEQLA; encoded by the coding sequence ATGGACACGATCACGCTGAACGCGCCCGACCGAACCTCGGTGATGCTGCGGCGCGCAAAGGGCGCCGTCGATGGTCCGCTGGCCCGTCGGCACCGGCTGCGCTTCGTCGGCAATGGCGAAGAGATCGTGGTCTTTTCGCACGGCCTGGGTACGGACCAGAGCGTCTGGAACGGCGTGGTCGAGACGTTGCCCGACGCGTTCACGGCGATGCTGTTCGATCTGCCGGGCGCCGGGCCGCTGCTTCCCGCCGATTTTGATCCCGAGGATTATGCGTCTTTGGCGCCGTTCGCGGACGATCTTCTCGACCTGCTCGACGAAGCCGGGGTCGAACGCTGCCGCTATGTCGGCCACTCCGTGTCCGGAATGATCGGCGTGCTCGCCGCGATCGAGGCGCCCGACCGGTTCGAGCAGCTCGTTCTCCTCTCCGCCTCGCCGCGCTACCTTAACCACGAGGATTATGTCGGCGGGTTCGAGCGGGAGGATCTCGATTCGCTGTTCGAGACGATGACCGCCAATTACCAGGGCTGGGTTGCGGGCTTCGCGCCGATGGCGATCGGCGCGAACGTGCCCGAGGCCGTTCAGGAATTCGCCGCGGGGCTGCTGGCGATGCGTCCCGACGTCACGGCCACGGTGGCGCGTGCGATTTTCGAGTCCGACATCCGCCACCTCCTGCCGCTCTGCCAGGTACCGGTGAGCCTGCTTCATTCCGCCAACGATGTCGCGGTCCCTGCCGCTGTTGCGCACTATCTCCATCGCCATCTTCACGGCAGCAGCCTGACCTGGCTCGATACCGACGGGCATCTGCCCCATCTGTCGGCACCGCAGGTGGTGGCAAGGGCGCTTTATGAGCAGCTTGCTTAG
- a CDS encoding MFS transporter: MSADAVRPFRASPALVHFALAMGGFAIGTTEFATMSLLPFFSRGLGIDEPTAGHVISAYALGVVVGAPLLAVLSARMARRTLLLLLMAIFAVANGLSALAPSYEAMLVFRFLSGLPHGAYFGISALVAASLVPQERRTQAVARVMLGLTTATLVGVPFANWLGQAFGWRWGFGVVAAVAAATVAALWLVAPRDRPEPGASPLKELGALRRGQVWLTLATGAIGFGGMFAVYTYLGSTLIEVTGVSAGTAPIVFVIFGLGTTIGTLIVPRFADRWLMPTAGGLLLWSAAALSLYTFSAGNIWTISAAVFAIGVGGSLGTVLQTRLMDVADDAQSLAAALNHSAFNFANALGPWLGGLAIAAGYGWTSTGWVGSALALGGLLFWALSLVHARGRDSRTGRLATAH, translated from the coding sequence ATGTCCGCTGATGCCGTGCGCCCGTTTCGCGCCTCTCCTGCTCTCGTCCATTTCGCGCTCGCAATGGGTGGATTCGCGATCGGCACGACCGAATTCGCGACGATGAGCCTGCTGCCATTCTTCTCGCGCGGGCTCGGGATCGACGAGCCGACCGCCGGCCATGTCATCAGCGCCTATGCGCTCGGCGTGGTCGTCGGCGCTCCACTGCTCGCGGTGCTTTCCGCCCGAATGGCGCGGCGGACTCTGCTTCTCCTGCTGATGGCGATCTTCGCCGTCGCCAACGGCCTCAGCGCCCTCGCCCCTTCCTATGAAGCCATGCTCGTTTTCCGCTTCCTGAGCGGACTCCCTCACGGCGCCTATTTCGGCATCTCCGCGCTGGTCGCCGCCTCGCTGGTTCCGCAGGAGCGGCGGACCCAGGCGGTCGCCCGGGTCATGCTCGGCCTGACCACGGCAACGCTTGTCGGCGTGCCGTTCGCCAACTGGCTGGGCCAGGCATTTGGCTGGCGCTGGGGCTTTGGCGTGGTCGCCGCAGTTGCGGCGGCCACCGTGGCGGCCCTGTGGCTGGTGGCTCCGCGCGATCGGCCCGAGCCTGGGGCAAGCCCATTGAAGGAACTGGGGGCACTCCGCCGCGGACAGGTCTGGCTGACCCTTGCCACCGGTGCGATCGGGTTCGGCGGCATGTTCGCGGTCTACACCTATCTCGGCTCGACCCTGATCGAGGTGACGGGCGTCAGCGCCGGCACCGCCCCGATCGTGTTCGTGATCTTCGGCCTCGGCACGACGATCGGAACCTTGATCGTGCCGCGTTTTGCCGATCGCTGGCTGATGCCGACGGCCGGTGGTCTGCTGCTATGGAGCGCCGCCGCTCTGTCGCTCTATACCTTTTCGGCCGGCAACATCTGGACGATCTCTGCGGCAGTGTTCGCGATCGGAGTCGGCGGCTCGCTCGGCACCGTGCTGCAGACCCGGCTGATGGACGTCGCGGATGACGCGCAGAGCCTCGCCGCGGCGCTCAATCACTCCGCCTTCAACTTCGCCAATGCGCTCGGCCCCTGGCTCGGTGGCCTCGCGATCGCGGCCGGCTACGGCTGGACCTCGACCGGGTGGGTCGGCTCTGCACTGGCGCTCGGTGGGCTCCTGTTCTGGGCGCTGTCGCTCGTGCATGCCCGCGGTCGGGATAGCCGAACCGGAAGGCTTGCAACCGCGCATTGA
- a CDS encoding dipeptide epimerase — MPRRALEVRSERLRLAAPFRISGYVFESAQVIVATLTEDDHLGRGEAAGVYYTGDDAAHIIDTIEAHRSALESGVDRHALQALMPPGGARNAIDCALWELEARRTGRPAWWIAGIEERRPLVTTFTLGADDPAVMAEGARDYATAKAIKVKLTGELELDLARVKAIRAARPDVWLGVDANQGFGRDTLDSLVAGLLDADVALLEQPLRRGREADLEGFASPIPIAADESVLTLDDIERLVGRFQVANIKLDKCGGLTEGLAMAARARELGLGVMVGNMVGTSLAMAPAFLLGQQCDVVDLDGPTFLERDRQPSVRYQDGTIWCDEAVWGAGAMQTA, encoded by the coding sequence ATGCCGCGCCGGGCATTAGAGGTTCGCTCCGAGCGTCTCCGCCTCGCTGCGCCCTTCCGCATCTCGGGCTATGTGTTCGAGAGCGCCCAGGTGATCGTCGCCACTCTGACGGAGGACGATCATCTCGGGCGGGGCGAGGCCGCCGGCGTCTATTATACGGGCGACGATGCCGCCCACATCATCGACACGATCGAGGCACACCGGAGCGCTTTGGAAAGCGGCGTCGACCGTCACGCGCTGCAGGCATTGATGCCACCCGGCGGCGCCCGCAACGCGATCGATTGCGCGTTGTGGGAGCTGGAGGCGAGACGGACCGGACGTCCGGCGTGGTGGATCGCGGGGATCGAAGAACGCCGGCCGCTGGTCACCACCTTTACCCTCGGGGCCGACGATCCCGCTGTCATGGCGGAAGGCGCACGTGATTATGCCACGGCCAAGGCCATCAAGGTCAAGCTGACGGGCGAGCTCGAGCTCGATCTTGCCCGGGTCAAGGCGATCCGCGCAGCGCGTCCCGACGTCTGGCTCGGCGTCGACGCCAATCAGGGCTTCGGCCGCGACACGCTCGACTCGCTCGTTGCCGGCTTGCTCGATGCGGACGTCGCCTTGCTGGAGCAGCCACTGAGGCGCGGGCGTGAGGCCGATCTCGAAGGCTTTGCCTCGCCGATCCCGATCGCCGCCGACGAAAGCGTACTGACGCTCGACGACATCGAACGGCTCGTCGGCCGTTTTCAGGTGGCCAATATCAAGCTCGACAAATGCGGCGGCCTGACCGAGGGCCTGGCGATGGCTGCCCGGGCACGCGAACTCGGCCTCGGCGTCATGGTCGGCAACATGGTCGGCACCAGCCTCGCCATGGCACCGGCCTTCCTGCTCGGTCAGCAATGCGATGTCGTCGATCTGGACGGCCCGACCTTCCTGGAGCGCGACCGCCAACCTTCCGTGCGCTATCAGGACGGCACGATCTGGTGCGACGAGGCGGTGTGGGGCGCCGGAGCGATGCAGACGGCATGA
- a CDS encoding GGDEF domain-containing protein, producing the protein MSQGPVAIGAALELIEPSIPHGFCALVRAIGDERGFVEDAPQRVELIGQEVRLPPGLLGESATALDARVVRVPLAWTVACAGRPDWFLAAPVRGGRLHLVAVGTGEHRLTASRLTSVADLLSQLMQAGEATRVQRDAVERLQALVRHVPVPVLFVDAMGSHDVQMNDQAAALLGLDARQPQVVAGALARLIDAGNRETLHRALTQDPHADLQFEVRQGAMDFRVDSRWIDDDSLSGRLWLFTDISREKQLQRQLVDLAAHDPLTGLLNRGSFDLRLREEVERVRRHDAPLSLIMFDLDHFKAVNDSWGHPAGDEVLRRASAAAAGALRETDVLARIGGEEFAVILPQTDAQGALGVAERIRGAVAAARVSHGGASIRVTCSLGVAPCLDDDREQLVARADEALYSAKRGGRDRTVLSGTARAT; encoded by the coding sequence GTGTCGCAAGGCCCCGTCGCGATCGGTGCCGCGCTGGAGCTGATCGAGCCGAGCATTCCGCACGGCTTCTGTGCGCTGGTCAGAGCGATCGGGGACGAGCGCGGGTTCGTCGAAGATGCGCCGCAGCGGGTCGAACTCATCGGTCAGGAAGTTCGCTTGCCTCCGGGATTGCTCGGGGAGAGCGCAACAGCGCTGGATGCCCGTGTGGTCCGCGTACCGCTGGCGTGGACGGTGGCCTGTGCGGGGCGGCCGGACTGGTTCCTCGCAGCTCCGGTGCGGGGCGGAAGGCTTCATCTCGTCGCCGTCGGAACGGGCGAGCACCGGTTGACGGCCAGCCGGCTGACATCAGTTGCCGATCTCCTCAGTCAACTGATGCAAGCCGGGGAAGCCACCAGGGTGCAGCGTGATGCCGTCGAGCGCCTTCAGGCCCTGGTGCGCCACGTGCCGGTTCCGGTGCTGTTCGTCGACGCAATGGGCTCGCACGACGTTCAAATGAACGATCAGGCCGCCGCTCTTCTGGGGCTCGACGCGCGGCAGCCGCAGGTCGTCGCCGGGGCTTTGGCGCGACTGATCGACGCAGGGAATCGCGAGACCCTGCACCGCGCCTTGACCCAGGACCCGCACGCCGACCTTCAGTTCGAAGTCCGACAGGGTGCGATGGACTTCCGAGTCGACAGCCGCTGGATCGACGACGATTCACTTTCCGGTCGGCTGTGGCTGTTCACCGACATCAGCCGGGAGAAGCAGCTTCAGCGGCAGCTTGTCGACCTGGCTGCGCACGACCCGCTCACCGGTCTGCTAAACCGTGGCAGCTTCGACCTCCGACTCCGCGAAGAGGTCGAACGGGTACGTCGCCATGATGCGCCGCTGAGCCTGATCATGTTCGATCTCGATCACTTCAAGGCGGTCAACGACAGCTGGGGACACCCGGCGGGAGACGAGGTGCTTCGGCGAGCATCTGCCGCGGCCGCCGGCGCGCTGCGCGAGACCGACGTGCTGGCGCGGATCGGCGGAGAGGAATTTGCCGTGATCCTGCCGCAAACCGACGCACAGGGGGCGCTTGGCGTTGCCGAGCGGATCCGCGGCGCTGTCGCGGCCGCGCGCGTAAGCCATGGCGGCGCGAGCATCCGGGTGACCTGCAGTCTGGGCGTCGCACCCTGTCTCGACGACGATCGCGAGCAGCTCGTCGCACGCGCCGACGAAGCGCTGTACAGCGCCAAACGCGGCGGGCGCGATCGTACCGTGCTGAGCGGAACCGCACGCGCCACTTGA
- a CDS encoding serine hydrolase, with translation MAMIVALLAMIGVTAAAQQIQPLGPRVSTERADQGAVAAATAQPQTAAIPNLTGQDVNAWLDGFMPYALGKGDVAGAVVVVVRDGQVLTQRGYGFADVAKRKPVDPAGTLFRPGSISKLFTWTAVMQLVEQGRLNLDADVNTYLDFKIPPLEGKPVTLRNIMTHTAGFEEQVKSIIGYDRDRVPAYEALLKQWVPERVYPAGTTPAYSNYATSLAGYIVQRVSGEPFNTYVQRHIFTPLGMTHSSFDQPLPPRLRPMMATGYQQASGEIVPFEIIGPAPAGALSTTGADMAKFMIAHLNDGAGILRLETARTMHNTANTILPHLNRMLLGFYETNINGHKAIAHGGDTIAFHSDVHLFTDDKVGIYISMNSIGRDGAAGDIRNAFFEEFADRYLPAARKDTRRVPPEVAAEHARMLTGNWINSRGSHSSFLSLTSLLGQTSVGLDKDGRPIVPVTMGLNGQPRVWVEVEPFLWNDLNSHEQLAAKVVDGKIVRFSLSGLPFMMFDRAPWYQNSALLTPLLIASIVILLLTVLLWPVRALVRRHFGAKLALEGPLRRAHLYSRLAALAILLALVGWAAAITVMMGDIVNLSAATDPIIWLLQIFTILALIGGFLVLAWNVWVTWRGGRRWPAKVWSVALLLAAIVALWLGLAFHLIALGANY, from the coding sequence ATGGCGATGATCGTCGCCCTTCTCGCCATGATCGGCGTCACCGCAGCTGCGCAGCAGATCCAGCCGCTTGGACCGCGCGTATCGACCGAGCGAGCGGATCAGGGTGCCGTTGCGGCTGCAACCGCACAGCCGCAGACGGCGGCGATTCCGAACCTCACCGGCCAGGACGTCAACGCCTGGCTCGACGGCTTCATGCCTTATGCCCTTGGCAAGGGCGATGTCGCCGGTGCGGTGGTGGTGGTGGTCCGCGATGGGCAGGTACTGACCCAGCGCGGATACGGCTTCGCCGACGTGGCCAAGCGCAAACCGGTCGACCCGGCAGGAACTCTGTTCCGTCCGGGCTCGATTTCCAAATTGTTCACCTGGACCGCGGTCATGCAGCTGGTCGAACAGGGCCGGCTGAACCTCGACGCCGACGTGAACACCTATCTCGACTTCAAGATTCCTCCGCTGGAGGGCAAGCCGGTCACGCTCCGCAACATCATGACCCACACGGCCGGCTTCGAAGAGCAGGTGAAATCGATCATCGGCTACGACCGCGACCGTGTTCCAGCTTATGAAGCCTTGCTGAAGCAATGGGTGCCCGAGCGGGTCTATCCGGCCGGGACGACGCCCGCTTACTCAAACTATGCGACGTCGCTCGCCGGCTATATCGTCCAGCGGGTCTCGGGCGAGCCGTTCAACACTTATGTCCAGCGACACATCTTCACACCGCTTGGCATGACCCATTCCAGCTTCGACCAGCCGCTGCCGCCGCGCCTGCGTCCGATGATGGCGACCGGGTACCAGCAGGCCTCGGGAGAGATCGTGCCCTTCGAGATCATCGGCCCAGCGCCGGCGGGCGCGCTTTCGACGACGGGCGCCGACATGGCCAAGTTCATGATCGCCCACCTCAATGATGGTGCCGGAATTCTCCGTCTGGAAACGGCGCGGACGATGCACAACACCGCCAACACCATTCTGCCGCACCTCAACCGCATGCTGCTCGGCTTCTACGAGACCAACATCAACGGCCACAAGGCGATCGCTCATGGCGGCGACACCATCGCCTTCCATTCGGACGTGCACCTGTTCACCGACGACAAGGTCGGCATCTACATCTCGATGAACAGCATCGGCCGAGACGGCGCTGCCGGCGACATACGCAACGCCTTCTTCGAGGAGTTTGCCGATCGCTACCTGCCCGCCGCGCGCAAGGACACGCGCCGCGTGCCGCCGGAGGTCGCGGCCGAGCATGCGCGGATGCTGACCGGCAATTGGATCAACTCGCGCGGATCGCATTCGAGCTTCCTCAGCCTGACCAGCCTGCTCGGCCAGACTTCGGTCGGTCTCGACAAGGATGGTCGCCCGATCGTTCCGGTCACGATGGGCCTCAACGGCCAGCCGCGGGTCTGGGTCGAAGTCGAGCCCTTCCTGTGGAACGATCTCAACAGCCACGAGCAGCTCGCCGCCAAGGTGGTCGACGGCAAGATCGTCCGCTTCAGCCTGAGCGGTCTGCCGTTCATGATGTTCGATCGTGCGCCCTGGTACCAGAATTCGGCGTTGCTGACCCCGTTGCTGATCGCCAGCATCGTGATCCTGTTGCTGACCGTCCTGCTGTGGCCGGTGCGCGCCCTCGTTCGCCGCCATTTCGGCGCCAAGCTCGCGCTCGAAGGGCCGCTGCGCCGTGCCCACCTGTATAGCCGGCTCGCGGCACTGGCGATTTTGCTCGCGCTCGTGGGCTGGGCCGCGGCGATCACGGTGATGATGGGCGACATCGTCAATCTCAGCGCCGCGACCGACCCCATCATCTGGCTCCTCCAGATCTTCACCATCCTCGCGCTTATCGGCGGGTTCCTGGTCCTCGCCTGGAACGTCTGGGTGACATGGCGCGGCGGTCGCCGCTGGCCGGCGAAGGTCTGGAGTGTGGCCTTGCTGCTCGCGGCGATCGTCGCGTTGTGGCTCGGCCTCGCCTTCCACCTGATCGCACTCGGCGCGAACTACTGA
- a CDS encoding DUF2141 domain-containing protein, protein MLKMVFPVALAVLAFAPAASAQAALGPDAAACAPGSNRPAVLVSVNGFKNRAGKIRVQLYGSNPSEFLAKGKKLRRIDLPVTRAGSMDVCVAVPKPGTYAVAVRHDADANGKSGWNDGGGFSNNPRISLLDLKPSLREVAINVGSGIKPVNVVLNYRSGLSIGPVGR, encoded by the coding sequence ATGTTGAAGATGGTTTTCCCCGTTGCGCTTGCGGTTCTGGCCTTTGCGCCGGCGGCGTCGGCGCAGGCTGCGCTCGGCCCGGATGCGGCGGCGTGTGCACCGGGTTCCAATCGGCCTGCCGTGCTGGTCAGCGTCAACGGCTTCAAGAATCGCGCGGGCAAGATCAGGGTTCAGCTGTACGGCAGCAACCCTTCGGAATTTCTCGCGAAGGGCAAGAAGCTGCGCCGCATCGATCTGCCGGTGACCCGGGCCGGATCGATGGACGTCTGCGTCGCGGTGCCGAAGCCCGGCACCTATGCGGTGGCGGTGCGGCATGATGCCGACGCCAATGGCAAATCCGGCTGGAACGATGGCGGCGGCTTCTCGAACAATCCGCGCATCTCGCTGCTCGATCTAAAACCTTCCTTGCGCGAGGTCGCGATCAACGTCGGCTCCGGCATCAAGCCGGTCAACGTTGTGCTTAACTATCGTTCGGGCCTGTCCATCGGCCCGGTGGGGCGCTGA
- a CDS encoding ATP-binding protein, with translation MYMVTSSNRAREQAILSERHSYDVMLLTRSADGSIARAEAALGRYVLDEQQKTGTTYYNEWRLAERQITQLERMVYRDREQYARVKALRKMYRDRGAELAAAAAAAAAQKGAGGISLFYQAGMSDDGPGPALRAKLSEIAQEERHDLLERMTATGASGARANELTEWLGWIAVLIGIGAVILGYLAFRAISQRLDALAEADSEASRAQRLEEAVRVRTSELLEANQALQAEAAERAAAEAQLRQVQKMEAVGQLTGGIAHDFNNMLAVVVGGLDLAKRKLRSSKREVEFHLDNAMEGATRAAALTRRLLAFARAEPLLPVSTAPSELVEGMLDLIDRSIGERISVSTRFPDLPWHVRVDTNQLENAVLNLAVNARDAMDGQGRLAIRVDNVRLDDREVNELGAGDYVKISVSDTGSGIPPEMIDRVFEPFFTTKPVGKGTGLGLSQIFGFARQSGGDIVLESTVGVGTTVSILLPRSEVGGEEAGDVRVADSMAVTKDAEAATGISILVVEDDPRVSRATVGALEELGYRTIACASGREAIELLEREPNIALIITDVMMPEMTGPELIREAARRWPWIAVLFVTGYVGEAGDADDLSGHDILRKPFTVSGLSNAVANALSHRVSGWHPAEEVSAAE, from the coding sequence ATGTACATGGTGACCAGTTCGAACCGGGCACGCGAACAGGCGATCCTTTCGGAACGCCACAGCTACGACGTCATGCTGCTCACCCGCAGCGCCGACGGCTCGATCGCGCGCGCCGAAGCGGCGCTGGGCCGCTACGTTCTCGACGAGCAGCAGAAAACCGGTACCACCTATTACAATGAGTGGCGCCTGGCCGAGCGGCAGATCACCCAGCTCGAGCGCATGGTGTACCGGGACCGCGAACAATATGCCCGCGTCAAGGCGCTTCGCAAAATGTACCGCGACCGAGGGGCCGAACTCGCGGCGGCCGCCGCAGCCGCAGCTGCCCAGAAGGGCGCCGGCGGCATCAGCCTCTTCTACCAGGCCGGCATGTCCGACGACGGTCCCGGGCCCGCGCTACGCGCCAAACTGTCGGAGATCGCTCAAGAGGAGCGTCACGATCTGCTCGAACGGATGACCGCGACCGGCGCGTCCGGCGCTCGCGCCAACGAGCTTACCGAGTGGCTGGGCTGGATCGCGGTGCTTATCGGCATCGGCGCCGTTATTCTCGGCTATCTCGCGTTCCGCGCGATCAGCCAGCGCCTCGACGCGCTTGCCGAAGCCGATAGCGAAGCGAGCCGCGCTCAGCGCCTCGAGGAAGCAGTGCGGGTGCGGACCAGCGAACTGCTTGAGGCCAATCAGGCGCTTCAGGCCGAAGCGGCCGAGCGCGCCGCTGCGGAAGCGCAGCTTCGTCAGGTGCAGAAGATGGAGGCGGTCGGCCAGCTCACCGGCGGCATCGCCCACGATTTCAACAACATGCTTGCTGTGGTCGTCGGCGGTCTTGATCTCGCCAAGCGCAAGCTGCGGAGCTCCAAGCGGGAGGTGGAATTCCATCTCGACAACGCGATGGAAGGCGCCACCCGCGCCGCCGCGCTGACCCGGCGCCTGCTTGCCTTCGCCCGCGCCGAGCCGCTGCTGCCAGTCTCGACCGCGCCGTCGGAGCTCGTCGAAGGCATGCTCGATCTGATCGATCGCTCGATCGGCGAGCGCATCTCGGTCTCGACCCGCTTCCCGGACCTGCCGTGGCACGTACGCGTCGACACCAACCAGCTCGAGAATGCCGTGCTCAACCTTGCCGTCAATGCCCGCGACGCGATGGATGGCCAGGGCCGTCTTGCGATCCGAGTCGACAATGTCCGCCTGGACGATCGTGAGGTCAACGAACTCGGCGCCGGCGACTATGTGAAGATCAGCGTCTCCGATACCGGATCCGGCATTCCGCCGGAGATGATCGACCGGGTCTTCGAGCCGTTCTTCACCACCAAGCCGGTCGGTAAGGGTACCGGGCTGGGCCTCAGTCAGATCTTCGGTTTCGCGCGCCAATCGGGCGGTGACATCGTCCTTGAATCCACGGTGGGCGTGGGCACCACCGTCTCCATCCTGCTGCCGCGCAGCGAAGTTGGTGGCGAGGAAGCAGGCGACGTCCGGGTCGCCGACAGCATGGCTGTGACCAAGGATGCAGAGGCGGCCACCGGTATCTCGATCCTGGTGGTGGAGGACGATCCGCGGGTCAGCCGCGCGACCGTCGGCGCGCTCGAGGAACTGGGCTACCGCACCATCGCCTGTGCCAGCGGCCGCGAGGCCATTGAACTGCTCGAGCGCGAGCCGAACATCGCCCTCATCATCACCGACGTGATGATGCCGGAAATGACCGGTCCCGAGCTCATTCGCGAAGCGGCCCGGCGCTGGCCGTGGATCGCAGTGCTGTTCGTCACCGGCTATGTCGGAGAGGCCGGCGATGCCGACGATCTCAGCGGGCACGACATCCTGCGCAAGCCGTTCACGGTGTCCGGTCTTTCCAATGCGGTCGCCAATGCGCTTTCGCATCGCGTCAGCGGATGGCACCCCGCCGAAGAAGTTTCGGCAGCAGAGTAA
- a CDS encoding diacylglycerol kinase family protein: MARVALLSNPRSTGNRSLLPRVRSFCAEHQDIFHYEVERVDQVGDALKTIARVQPTVLVINGGDGTVQAALTEIFNGGYFGDNPPPVAVLPNGKTNLIAHDLGASGDPILALERVLEIARSDLDTHIVRRELIELSGGTADGKPVLGMFLGGAGLADTMLYCRHKIYPLGLPNGIAHFIALMLGLFSAAGGKRISVGPMRSNPLRVSVLKQGEINGQFSVLLVTTLQRLLFGTQMSASSTRLGAMQLVLIDRSILALLRALTAGILGKLGRIRVSGVHLERGDEIHIQGEQSNVILDGELFSADPGQPIVLKPTSPVPFLRLAA; encoded by the coding sequence ATGGCCCGAGTCGCACTGCTTTCCAATCCACGGTCGACAGGCAATCGTTCGTTGCTGCCGCGTGTGCGCAGCTTCTGTGCCGAGCATCAGGACATCTTTCACTACGAGGTTGAGCGGGTCGATCAGGTCGGCGATGCGCTGAAGACAATCGCGCGCGTTCAGCCGACCGTTCTGGTGATCAATGGCGGTGACGGTACCGTGCAGGCGGCGCTGACCGAGATCTTCAACGGCGGCTATTTCGGTGACAACCCGCCGCCGGTCGCCGTTTTGCCCAACGGCAAGACCAACCTCATCGCCCACGATCTTGGGGCCAGCGGCGATCCGATCCTCGCGCTCGAGCGAGTGCTGGAAATCGCCCGGTCGGATCTCGACACGCACATCGTCCGGCGCGAATTGATCGAGCTTTCCGGCGGTACCGCCGATGGCAAACCGGTGCTCGGCATGTTCCTCGGCGGAGCCGGGCTTGCCGATACGATGCTCTACTGCCGCCACAAAATCTATCCGCTCGGACTCCCCAACGGGATTGCCCACTTCATTGCGCTGATGCTCGGGCTGTTTTCGGCGGCGGGGGGCAAGCGGATCAGCGTCGGCCCGATGCGGTCGAATCCGCTGCGGGTCTCGGTGCTGAAGCAGGGCGAGATTAACGGCCAATTCTCGGTGCTGCTGGTGACGACGTTGCAGCGGCTGCTGTTCGGAACTCAGATGTCGGCATCATCGACCCGTTTGGGTGCGATGCAGCTCGTGCTCATCGATCGCAGCATTTTGGCGCTGTTGCGGGCGCTGACGGCAGGGATCCTCGGCAAGCTTGGGCGGATCCGGGTGTCCGGAGTGCATCTCGAGCGCGGCGACGAGATCCACATCCAGGGCGAGCAGTCGAACGTAATTCTCGACGGCGAGCTGTTCTCGGCTGACCCTGGTCAGCCGATCGTGTTGAAGCCGACGTCGCCGGTTCCCTTTCTGCGCCTCGCTGCCTGA
- a CDS encoding helix-turn-helix domain-containing protein, with the protein MAKSEQPTLGKVLKGLRARHDWTLREMSERSGIPVSTLSKVEHDRLTLTYDKLLQLSQRLGLRISDLFAEPAGQAEPPVTARRSIGSLDRAVQVTTPNYDYHYLCPELRRKRMVPIITIIRAKTVEQFGELVRHPGEEYIHVLEGRIEVHTEFYDPVVLDKGESIYIDSNMGHAYIVAESCDEATVLGVCSSADESLMNSLMSLHAPAASNEDGGEAPSGGRVRKARATI; encoded by the coding sequence ATGGCAAAATCGGAACAGCCGACGCTCGGCAAGGTGCTGAAGGGTCTACGCGCCCGGCATGACTGGACCCTGCGCGAGATGAGCGAGCGCAGCGGCATTCCGGTGTCGACCCTGTCCAAGGTCGAGCATGACCGGCTGACGCTGACCTATGACAAGCTTCTGCAGCTCAGCCAGCGATTGGGACTCCGGATCTCCGACCTGTTCGCCGAGCCCGCCGGGCAGGCTGAGCCGCCGGTCACCGCTCGCCGCAGCATCGGCAGCCTCGATCGCGCGGTCCAGGTGACCACCCCCAATTACGATTATCATTATCTCTGTCCGGAGCTGCGCCGCAAACGCATGGTGCCGATCATCACCATCATCCGCGCAAAGACGGTGGAGCAGTTCGGCGAACTCGTCCGTCATCCCGGCGAGGAATATATCCACGTGCTCGAAGGACGGATCGAGGTGCACACCGAATTCTACGATCCCGTGGTGCTGGATAAGGGTGAATCGATCTACATCGATTCGAACATGGGCCATGCCTACATCGTCGCCGAGAGCTGTGACGAGGCGACGGTGCTTGGAGTCTGTTCGAGCGCCGACGAGAGCCTGATGAATTCGCTGATGAGCCTGCACGCGCCCGCAGCCTCGAACGAGGATGGCGGGGAGGCGCCTTCGGGGGGCAGGGTCAGGAAGGCGCGCGCCACCATATAA